The Budorcas taxicolor isolate Tak-1 chromosome 25, Takin1.1, whole genome shotgun sequence genome includes a region encoding these proteins:
- the LOC128069132 gene encoding LOW QUALITY PROTEIN: olfactory receptor 8B3-like (The sequence of the model RefSeq protein was modified relative to this genomic sequence to represent the inferred CDS: substituted 1 base at 1 genomic stop codon), which produces MALGNDSFMTQFILMGLTDQPDLQLPLFFLFLVMYMVTVMGNLSLIILIGLSSHLHTPMYFFLFNLSFIDLCYSSVFTPKMLINIITKKKIISYIGCMTXLYFFSFFGISECYVLTSMAYDRYVAICSPLLYNIAMSPKVCSRLMLGSYLMAVLDATTLITCMLRLTCDANTINHYLCDIHPLLQLSCTSTHILELEVFIVGGINIIVPSLTVFVSYGLILSSILHISSTEGRSKAFRTCSSHIIAVFLFFGSSAFMYLKPSSVSVDDGKISSVFYTNVVPMMNPLIYSLRNKDVKLALRKTLRMGKFRSEIMSGHIVTGQGDSV; this is translated from the coding sequence ATGGCTCTGGGGAATGACTCTTTCATGACTCAGTTTATTTTGATGGGATTAACAGACCAACCAGATCTCCAGCTTCCCCTCTTCTTCCTGTTTCTAGTAATGTATATGGTCACTGTGATGGGAAATTTAAGCTTGATCATCCTTATTGGGCTGAGTTCACATCTACATACCCCcatgtattttttcctctttaacttgTCCTTCATAGATCTCTGTTATTCTTCTGTGTTTACACCCAAAATGCTGATTAACAtcataacaaagaagaaaattatttcttacaTAGGATGCATGACCTAGCTttacttttttagtttttttggtaTTTCTGAATGTTATGTGCTGACATCAATGGCCTATgatcgctatgtggccatctgtagCCCACTGTTGTATAACATTGCCATGTCCCCTAAAGTGTGTTCCAGGCTTATGCTTGGTTCCTACTTGATGGCAGTTTTGGATGCCACGACCCTTATTACATGCATGCTGAGACTGACCTGTGATGCAAACACCATCAACCATTATTTGTGTGACATCCACCCTCTGCTCCAGCTCTCATGCACAAGTACCCACATCCTTGAACTGGAAGTGTTCATTGTGGGAGGCATCAACATCATTGTGCCCAGTCTCACCGTCTTTGTCTCTTATGGTCTCATCCTGTCCAGCATCCTCCACATTAGCTCCACAGAGGGCAGGTCCAAAGCCTTCAGAACCTGCAGTTCGCACATCATTGCggtttttctgttctttggatCAAGTGCATTTATGTATCTCAAACCATCTTCTGTGTCTGTGGATGATGGGAAAATATCCTCTGTCTTTTACACGAATGTGGTTCCCATGATGAATCCCTTAATTTACAGCTTGAGGAACAAAGATGTTAAGCTTGCTCTGAGAAAAACTTTGAGGATGGGAAAGTTTAGATCAGAAATTATGTCTGGGCATATAGTTACAGGACAAGGAGATTCTGTGTGA